A genomic stretch from Dissulfurispira thermophila includes:
- a CDS encoding DUF4160 domain-containing protein, whose product MYLYFHAYYQDYKAIINIHTCEIIEGVLPPKQMKLVLAWTEIHKDELLADWQLASRGELPFQIEPLK is encoded by the coding sequence TTGTATCTATATTTTCATGCATATTATCAGGATTACAAAGCAATTATAAACATTCATACATGTGAAATAATAGAAGGTGTATTGCCGCCAAAACAAATGAAACTTGTTCTGGCCTGGACTGAAATTCACAAAGATGAGCTTTTAGCTGATTGGCAATTAGCATCGAGGGGTGAATTGCCTTTTCAGATTGAACCTTTGAAGTGA
- a CDS encoding SDR family NAD(P)-dependent oxidoreductase — protein sequence MANRNAVITGGSGGLGMEIAYAFSEHGYNIVINYLQSDRTALKVIKAISKTTGNKAVAVRADVSSFYDVSEMVEFVKKKFGRVDVFVNNAGITKDALLIKQTEEEWDRIMDVNLKGAFNCIKAFALLMKNGGHIINISSYSGLKGKEGQVAYSASKAALFGLTKTAAIELAKYNIRVNAVLPGYMPTKMGIAAKTALQKAKNDSILNTLSDPKEVARFIVYLAGTENITGQIFCLESRII from the coding sequence ATGGCGAATCGTAATGCAGTAATAACCGGCGGCAGCGGCGGGCTGGGTATGGAAATTGCGTATGCGTTTTCAGAACATGGTTATAATATTGTGATAAACTATCTCCAATCCGACCGTACAGCACTAAAAGTTATCAAAGCGATCTCTAAGACAACTGGGAACAAGGCAGTTGCCGTTAGGGCTGATGTCAGTAGTTTCTATGATGTCTCTGAAATGGTGGAATTCGTCAAAAAAAAATTCGGCAGAGTTGATGTGTTTGTAAATAATGCTGGAATAACTAAAGATGCCTTATTGATAAAGCAGACAGAGGAAGAATGGGACAGGATAATGGATGTAAATCTAAAAGGTGCTTTTAATTGCATAAAGGCATTTGCACTGCTTATGAAAAATGGCGGACATATTATCAATATATCGTCATATTCAGGATTGAAGGGCAAAGAAGGGCAGGTTGCATACAGCGCCTCAAAGGCTGCATTGTTTGGGCTTACAAAGACAGCGGCTATTGAGCTTGCAAAATACAATATAAGGGTTAACGCTGTCTTGCCCGGATATATGCCGACAAAAATGGGTATTGCTGCAAAAACCGCATTACAAAAGGCAAAGAATGACAGCATCTTGAATACACTTTCAGATCCAAAAGAAGTAGCGAGATTTATCGTTTATCTTGCAGGCACGGAAAATATAACTGGACAGATATTCTGCCTTGAGAGCAGGATTATTTAA
- the bioD gene encoding dethiobiotin synthase encodes MSKGIFITGTDTGVGKTIVSAAIIRALMNKGIKVGAMKPLETGCKKSAVKEEKEILIPSDGMFLIEMAEMDDSIDLITPIRFEQPLAPMVASDLEKTPVDLNKIFRAYETLSQKYEFMVVEGAGGLLVPIAKGQRAKGKRQAAYFVSDLIKDLKLPVIIVARPGLGTVNHTLLTVNHALREGIEVLGVIINYSRPPENDIAEKTNPDALRQLCPVPVIDVIPYIEKIGVTYIENISQTLKFTMFEQLQKIFTLP; translated from the coding sequence TTGTCAAAAGGCATTTTCATAACAGGCACTGATACCGGTGTCGGCAAGACCATTGTCTCTGCTGCGATAATCAGGGCATTGATGAACAAGGGCATTAAAGTTGGCGCTATGAAGCCGTTGGAGACAGGGTGTAAAAAGTCAGCAGTCAAAGAAGAAAAAGAGATATTAATACCATCTGACGGCATGTTTTTAATAGAAATGGCGGAGATGGATGATTCTATTGATTTGATTACACCGATAAGGTTTGAGCAGCCGCTTGCGCCAATGGTCGCTTCTGACTTAGAAAAGACGCCTGTTGATCTCAACAAGATTTTCAGAGCTTATGAAACGCTCTCGCAAAAATATGAATTCATGGTCGTTGAGGGCGCAGGAGGCTTGCTTGTGCCGATTGCTAAGGGGCAAAGGGCAAAGGGCAAAAGGCAAGCGGCTTATTTTGTCTCTGATCTGATAAAGGACTTAAAACTTCCTGTAATTATTGTAGCAAGGCCGGGTCTTGGCACTGTAAATCACACACTCCTGACAGTTAATCATGCCTTGCGAGAAGGGATTGAGGTGTTGGGCGTGATTATAAATTACAGCAGACCCCCTGAAAACGATATTGCTGAAAAGACAAATCCAGATGCATTGAGACAATTATGTCCTGTGCCTGTAATTGACGTGATACCATATATTGAAAAGATTGGTGTTACCTATATTGAAAACATCTCACAGACGCTCAAATTTACGATGTTTGAACAACTTCAAAAAATATTCACATTGCCTTGA
- a CDS encoding TA system antitoxin ParD family protein, whose protein sequence is MVRKTVLIDDDIVQQLNLLAKKEDRDFSSSIRYVLRIGLIAIQNPELTAEEIKDILEAKAEFETGMVEELSLESL, encoded by the coding sequence ATGGTAAGAAAAACTGTTTTAATAGACGACGATATTGTCCAGCAGTTGAATCTGCTTGCCAAAAAAGAAGATAGGGATTTTTCCAGCAGTATAAGGTACGTTTTGAGGATTGGACTTATAGCTATTCAGAATCCAGAATTAACAGCAGAGGAAATCAAAGACATATTAGAGGCCAAAGCAGAGTTTGAAACAGGCATGGTTGAGGAGTTAAGTCTTGAAAGTCTATGA